The Phycisphaerales bacterium AB-hyl4 genome contains a region encoding:
- a CDS encoding DUF4105 domain-containing protein: MPRRLCPGGRDARAGRTRPCDPRANVRGNDVHIYPMAVNPAQARVLLTSMLERAETLAESPAFYRTLHSTCATNLAWHLRTINEPTRRWDWRILLPGYSDRLSLARGWIADADELTLAELGERYRINGRSTLPADDDAINWARQIRQVD; encoded by the coding sequence GTGCCGCGTAGACTATGCCCTGGTGGGCGGGATGCCCGCGCTGGGCGGACACGCCCATGCGATCCACGGGCGAATGTGCGCGGCAACGACGTGCATATCTATCCCATGGCCGTCAATCCCGCGCAGGCGCGGGTGCTGCTGACGAGCATGCTCGAGCGCGCCGAGACACTGGCTGAGAGCCCGGCGTTCTACCGCACGCTGCACAGCACCTGTGCCACCAACCTGGCGTGGCACCTGCGCACCATCAACGAGCCGACGCGGCGATGGGACTGGCGCATCCTGTTGCCTGGCTACAGTGATCGCCTCTCGCTCGCCCGCGGCTGGATCGCTGATGCGGATGAACTTACGCTGGCGGAGCTAGGCGAACGTTATCGCATCAACGGGCGTAGTACGCTCCCGGCGGATGACGATGCCATAAACTGGGCGCGACAGATACGACAAGTCGATTGA